CACTACATGACCGGCATTCGCATGTGCCGCGAGCCCACGCAATTGCGTGAACGGCTGGCGGATATTCCGCTGGCACTTCTCGATTGGCCGCACGATATCGTGCAGCCGCTTGCCGCCTTGGGCCTGGTGCGCGTGAAGGATGTTCTCTCGCAACCGCGTGCGGGCCTGCGCCGGCGTTTCGGCGACCAAATGCTGGACGACATCGATCGCGCAATCGGCGACGCACCCGATCCGCGCGAGCCGCATCGTGTGCCGGAGGATTTCTCCAGCTCAACCGACCTGCTGTTCGACATCATCGATGCTGAGCGGCTGTTTATCCCTATCAAAATGCTGCTCAGCCAGATGGAAGGTTTCCTGCGCGGGCGCGGTGCGGCAGCGAATAAAATCGTGCTCGACCTGAAACATGACCGCACACTGAAGACACGACATGAGTTCGGATCGCGCCATCCATTGCGGAGCGCCGAGGAATGGCTGCGGTTGATACGCGAGCGATTGACTGCACATCCATTTCCGGAAGCGGTGGTGGCGCTAAAACTTTCCGCGCCGTGTCTGGTTGCCTTTCAGGAACAAAACGAAAGCTGGTTGCCCACGCCGGACATTCGTCAGGAAAAATGGCAGGCGCTGATCGAGCGTGTGGCCTCGCGACTGGGGGACAAAAGTGTTTTCAGCGTGCAGGAAAGCAGTGACCATCGTCCGGAATACGCGTGGCGCCCTGATATCGATCGCAAGACAACCGCACGTCTGCCACGTATCACACAAGACAAACCGCGCCCACTGCTACTGCTGACCGAGCCCCGGTCGCTGGTAACCATCAGCGGTGCGCCACAACATCACGGTGCGCTCTCGCTGCTGGCAGGACCCGAGCGCATCGAAGCCGGCTGGTGGGATGGCCGCCCGGTGGCACGCGATTATTTCGTGGCGAAGAATCCGCAGCAGGAAATATGCTGGATATTTCGCGATTATCGGCTAGGGAAAAAGTGGTATTTGCATGGGTATTTTTCGTGACGAGTCATTTTTTTGCGACTATCAATCCCCCTCAATCCCCTTTTTTCAAAAGGGGAGAGCGAAGCGAACAGGCATTGCCTTCGCCAGGCCCAGCCAATGCCGGGCACTCCTACTTTGAAAGGGAGGGTTGGGGGGGTTGGGGGGGGGGGGCCCCGGGTCTCGATGCGCGAGACCGGGATTTATAGTCGCAAAAAAGGCCGCAAGCAATTCGAAGGAGACTCGCCATGACGTTGCATTGCCGCCCGGACCTCAAACAAATGGCCCGCAACCTGCGCACCAACATGACAGACGCCGAGCAATTGCTGTGGTTTCACCTCCGACGAAGACAAATTCTCGATATCCCGTTCTATCAACAGCGGCCGATCGGTCAATACATTGTCGACTTCTATGCGCCGGCCATCCGCCTCGTCATTGAATTGGATGGTGGTCAACATTTTGAGGCAGTGAACATTAAAACTGATTTGCGCCGGACCGCCTTTCTTACTGCGCAAGGGTTGATGGTAGTTCGTTATGACAATCTGCATGTGATCAGGGAAACCATTCATGTACTCGAGGAAATATATCGAATTATCGACCACCGAAAATCCCTCCTGGCCTCCCTTTAGAAAAGGGAGGGGTGCCCAGTGCAGGCTCGTGTCTGCCACTTGGCACTTCCCCTTTGAAAAAGGGGGACTGAGGTGGACTGAGGGGGATTTGCGGCGGTGAAGATATAGCCGCGTAATTTGATGATGCAGCCACCATGAAACTCTCCTGCTCCCTCCTCCACTGTCTCAGCAACTTCAGCTTCCTGCGTGGCGCTTCGCATGCCGAGCATCTGGTGTCTCGCGCAGCCGAACTGGGATACACGGCAATCGCCATTACCGACGAATGTT
This genomic interval from Betaproteobacteria bacterium contains the following:
- a CDS encoding DNA polymerase Y family protein → MLWISIYLPELSLQSHARGALGHIQAVPLVISDGASSRPHVHAANACAREAGITSLMPVAAAQARAAQLLVVPREPAKEQETLQDIAIWLAQFTPMVCPEKSGASLEISSTLRLFGGIGQLANRIRAGMPTLGLHVALGIAPTPLGAYLLARASHYMTGIRMCREPTQLRERLADIPLALLDWPHDIVQPLAALGLVRVKDVLSQPRAGLRRRFGDQMLDDIDRAIGDAPDPREPHRVPEDFSSSTDLLFDIIDAERLFIPIKMLLSQMEGFLRGRGAAANKIVLDLKHDRTLKTRHEFGSRHPLRSAEEWLRLIRERLTAHPFPEAVVALKLSAPCLVAFQEQNESWLPTPDIRQEKWQALIERVASRLGDKSVFSVQESSDHRPEYAWRPDIDRKTTARLPRITQDKPRPLLLLTEPRSLVTISGAPQHHGALSLLAGPERIEAGWWDGRPVARDYFVAKNPQQEICWIFRDYRLGKKWYLHGYFS
- a CDS encoding endonuclease domain-containing protein; translated protein: MTLHCRPDLKQMARNLRTNMTDAEQLLWFHLRRRQILDIPFYQQRPIGQYIVDFYAPAIRLVIELDGGQHFEAVNIKTDLRRTAFLTAQGLMVVRYDNLHVIRETIHVLEEIYRIIDHRKSLLASL